In the Arthrobacter zhaoxinii genome, one interval contains:
- a CDS encoding cell division protein SepF — protein sequence MAGAMRRTMIYLGLADGDEHYESEQRHLREAPAREEDFAPVHEPDEEAPEAAPAPVVRNAVEEYRAPVTPIKRAPSSREDVSGLRQITTVHPRSYNDAKIIGESFRDGIPVIMNVTDMGEADAKRLVDFSAGLVFGLRGSIERVTNKVFLLSPSYVEVLGDDKKISESQSTFFNQS from the coding sequence ATGGCTGGCGCAATGCGCAGGACAATGATCTACCTTGGGCTCGCCGATGGTGACGAGCACTACGAGTCCGAACAGCGGCACCTGCGGGAAGCCCCTGCCCGGGAGGAAGACTTTGCTCCCGTCCATGAGCCCGATGAAGAGGCGCCGGAGGCGGCTCCCGCCCCCGTCGTCCGCAATGCAGTTGAGGAGTACCGCGCACCCGTGACACCCATCAAGCGTGCACCGTCGTCCCGCGAGGACGTGTCGGGCCTGCGTCAGATCACGACCGTCCACCCCCGGTCCTACAACGACGCCAAGATCATCGGTGAAAGCTTCCGCGACGGCATCCCCGTCATCATGAACGTCACCGACATGGGAGAAGCAGACGCCAAGCGGCTCGTAGACTTCTCCGCCGGCCTCGTTTTCGGCCTGCGCGGTAGCATTGAGCGTGTCACCAACAAGGTTTTCCTGCTCTCGCCTTCCTATGTTGAAGTCCTGGGCGACGACAAGAAGATTAGTGAATCGCAGTCCACCTTCTTCAACCAGAGCTAA
- the murC gene encoding UDP-N-acetylmuramate--L-alanine ligase, which translates to MNRLNPSDLGQVHFIGLGGAGMSAVARVLLAQGIPVSGSDAKDSPGLRALEALGAAVFVGHDAAHVADADTVVVSTAIRETNPELARARSRGLRIIHRSVALSAAMGEQDLVAVAGTHGKTTTTAMITVMLREAGLDPSFAIGGDVAALGVNAAHGAGPVFVAEADESDGSFLNYNPRISVVTNVEADHLDHYGTEEAVFASFDAFTALLPPEGLLVACADDAGAVSLVERCPDVRAATYGYTEGADIRVSDTRPEGAGSTSTLHFAVDGRKAQVQLVLQVPGAHNILNAAAAFAVALELGVDPEVAAAGLGTFSGAARRFESRGAARGVQVFDDYAHHPTEVNAALKAARTVAGAHRVHVLFQPHLFSRTRSFAAEFAAALDLADTATVLDIYPAREDPIEGVTSELITSRLHVPGGYAGTTDQAVAQVADAADAGDIILTVGAGDVTGLGSELVARLAAVPARSAASAGNAADAR; encoded by the coding sequence ATGAACCGGCTGAATCCATCCGATCTGGGACAGGTCCACTTCATCGGCCTCGGCGGCGCCGGCATGTCGGCCGTGGCCCGGGTGCTCCTCGCCCAGGGCATCCCGGTCTCCGGATCCGATGCCAAGGACTCTCCGGGACTGCGTGCCCTTGAAGCGCTGGGCGCCGCGGTGTTCGTGGGGCACGACGCCGCCCACGTTGCGGATGCGGACACCGTGGTTGTCTCCACGGCCATCCGCGAGACGAACCCCGAGCTGGCCCGGGCGCGGTCCCGCGGACTGCGGATCATCCACCGCTCCGTCGCGCTCTCCGCGGCCATGGGCGAACAGGACCTGGTGGCGGTGGCCGGCACCCACGGCAAAACCACCACCACGGCCATGATCACCGTCATGCTGCGCGAGGCCGGACTGGATCCGTCCTTCGCCATCGGCGGGGATGTTGCCGCCCTTGGCGTCAACGCCGCGCACGGCGCCGGGCCCGTCTTTGTGGCCGAAGCCGACGAGTCCGACGGTTCCTTCCTGAACTACAACCCGCGCATCAGCGTGGTCACCAACGTCGAGGCTGACCACCTGGACCACTACGGCACCGAGGAAGCGGTCTTTGCCTCCTTCGACGCCTTCACGGCGCTGCTGCCGCCCGAGGGGCTCCTTGTGGCGTGCGCGGACGACGCCGGTGCGGTCAGCCTCGTTGAACGCTGCCCGGACGTCCGCGCAGCCACCTACGGCTACACCGAAGGGGCGGACATCCGCGTCTCGGATACCCGCCCGGAGGGTGCCGGTTCGACCAGCACACTGCATTTCGCGGTGGACGGGCGGAAGGCGCAGGTGCAGCTGGTCCTGCAGGTTCCCGGCGCTCACAACATCCTGAATGCCGCTGCGGCCTTTGCCGTCGCCCTGGAACTGGGTGTTGATCCCGAGGTGGCCGCCGCAGGGCTGGGCACGTTCTCCGGCGCAGCCAGGCGCTTCGAGTCCCGCGGCGCCGCCCGCGGCGTGCAGGTCTTCGACGACTACGCCCACCACCCCACCGAAGTAAACGCCGCGCTGAAAGCGGCCCGCACCGTTGCCGGCGCGCACCGGGTGCACGTCTTGTTCCAGCCCCACCTGTTCAGCCGGACCCGCAGTTTTGCAGCGGAGTTCGCCGCAGCACTCGACCTCGCCGACACCGCCACCGTGCTGGACATCTACCCGGCCCGGGAAGATCCCATCGAGGGCGTGACCAGTGAGCTGATCACCTCCCGCCTGCACGTTCCGGGCGGTTATGCCGGCACCACGGACCAGGCAGTGGCGCAGGTTGCTGACGCCGCCGACGCCGGCGACATCATCCTGACCGTCGGAGCCGGCGACGTCACCGGCCTCGGTTCCGAACTGGTGGCCCGGCTGGCAGCCGTTCCGGCCCGCTCGGCCGCCTCCGCCGGGAACGCTGCCGATGCCCGGTAG
- the pgeF gene encoding peptidoglycan editing factor PgeF — protein MAAGLSRMFWWHRQVGDNLQVAFTNTSAGNLALHVGDDPAAVLQRRAALEAQMGVAAGSLRFMNQIHSAVVAEAADPDCGAPTADGLISTDGSAPLAVMVADCVPVLLAGTRADGVPVTAAVHAGRRGLLDRILPEAVDRIRAAGGTGIRAWIGPCVCGECYEVPADMQAESAALLPATAATTRSGTPALDLPAGAQAQLEDLGVAVERVAGCTLENEDLFSHRRDPATGRLAGLIWQRP, from the coding sequence ATGGCAGCGGGGTTGTCCCGGATGTTCTGGTGGCACCGGCAGGTTGGCGACAACCTGCAGGTGGCCTTCACGAATACATCCGCGGGCAACCTCGCTTTGCATGTCGGCGATGATCCGGCGGCGGTCCTGCAGCGGCGGGCCGCACTCGAGGCTCAGATGGGCGTGGCTGCCGGTTCCCTGCGGTTCATGAACCAGATCCACTCCGCTGTGGTGGCAGAGGCCGCCGATCCGGACTGTGGAGCCCCCACCGCCGACGGACTGATCAGCACCGATGGCTCTGCACCCCTCGCAGTCATGGTGGCCGACTGCGTGCCCGTCCTGCTGGCCGGCACCCGTGCGGACGGAGTGCCTGTCACGGCCGCTGTCCACGCCGGCCGCCGCGGCCTGCTGGATCGCATCCTGCCCGAAGCCGTGGACCGGATACGGGCCGCCGGCGGAACCGGTATCCGGGCGTGGATTGGCCCCTGCGTCTGCGGGGAATGCTACGAGGTGCCCGCGGACATGCAGGCCGAATCCGCTGCCCTGCTGCCGGCTACGGCGGCCACCACCCGCAGCGGCACGCCCGCCCTTGATCTTCCGGCGGGGGCGCAGGCGCAGCTCGAGGACCTGGGGGTGGCCGTGGAGCGCGTTGCGGGCTGCACCTTGGAGAACGAGGATCTGTTCTCCCACCGCCGGGACCCGGCAACCGGACGCCTTGCCGGCCTGATCTGGCAGCGCCCCTGA
- the lspA gene encoding signal peptidase II translates to MTPSSPQTPDSTGPGRGRARRGVPAFIMLAAAAAAVVLDQLTKFWVVRTMTEGQVTDVLPPVLRWHFIRNPGAAFSIGTDYTWVFTIIMVLVSGFLIYLMFRVRSLAWATALGLVLGGALGNLTDRLFREPSFGQGHVVDFIAFPNFAIFNIADSCVVCGVILVCLLTLRGIGMDGVRIPSGKTDSAQQQNDDEATR, encoded by the coding sequence ATGACTCCTTCCTCACCGCAGACCCCGGACAGCACCGGACCCGGACGCGGCCGCGCCCGCAGGGGCGTGCCGGCGTTCATCATGCTTGCCGCCGCCGCCGCCGCCGTCGTCCTTGACCAGCTCACCAAATTCTGGGTGGTCCGGACCATGACCGAGGGCCAGGTGACCGACGTCCTGCCTCCGGTCCTGCGCTGGCACTTCATCCGCAACCCCGGGGCGGCGTTTTCGATCGGCACCGACTACACCTGGGTCTTCACGATCATCATGGTGCTTGTCTCCGGCTTCCTGATCTACCTCATGTTCCGGGTGCGTTCCCTGGCCTGGGCAACGGCCCTGGGCCTGGTGCTCGGCGGTGCCCTGGGCAACCTGACCGACCGGCTGTTCCGCGAACCGTCCTTCGGCCAGGGCCACGTGGTGGACTTTATCGCCTTCCCTAATTTCGCGATTTTCAATATTGCCGATTCCTGCGTCGTCTGCGGCGTGATTCTTGTCTGCCTGCTGACCCTGCGCGGAATCGGCATGGACGGGGTACGCATCCCGTCCGGCAAGACAGATTCCGCCCAGCAGCAAAATGACGACGAGGCAACACGATGA
- a CDS encoding YggT family protein, with protein sequence MNIILPLVYLVLVLFQLALILRIVYDAVQMFARQWRPKGPALLLATGVYGVTDPPVRLLRRIIPPLRLGGVALDLAFLVLFILVSILTQVVIGVAR encoded by the coding sequence GTGAATATCATTCTTCCCCTGGTATACCTGGTGCTGGTGCTTTTCCAGCTCGCACTTATTCTGCGGATTGTCTACGACGCGGTGCAGATGTTTGCGCGTCAGTGGCGGCCCAAGGGTCCCGCACTGCTGCTCGCCACGGGCGTCTACGGTGTCACCGACCCGCCCGTCCGCCTGCTGCGGCGCATCATTCCGCCGCTCCGCCTCGGAGGAGTGGCGCTGGACCTGGCATTCCTGGTCCTGTTTATCCTCGTTTCAATCCTCACGCAGGTCGTCATCGGGGTCGCGCGCTAG
- the ftsZ gene encoding cell division protein FtsZ, with protein sequence MAAPQNYLAVIKVVGIGGGGVNAVNRMIDVGLRGVEFIAINTDAQALLMSDADVKLDVGRELTRGLGAGADPEVGRKAAEDHAEEIEEVLRGADMVFVTAGEGGGTGTGGAPVVARIARSLGALTIGVVTRPFTFEGRRRSNQAESGIDTLRDEVDTLIVIPNDRLLSISDRNVSMLDAFRSADQVLLSGVQGITDLITTPGLINLDFADVKSVMQGAGSALMGIGSARGEDRAVKAAELAIASPLLEASIDGAHGVLLSIQGGSDLGLFEINEAARLVQEVAHPEANIIFGAVIDDALGDEARVTVIAAGFDQVDVTSQPAQHKPAEPAAPPASAAAAGGFGAAAPASAGLSAWSQRSRQQSDVPADAGFDIDLPAVVESDLSTGRPDDLDVPDFLK encoded by the coding sequence GTGGCAGCACCGCAGAATTACTTGGCCGTCATCAAGGTCGTCGGCATCGGCGGCGGTGGCGTGAACGCCGTAAACCGGATGATCGATGTAGGCCTCCGCGGCGTGGAGTTCATCGCCATCAACACCGATGCACAGGCATTGCTGATGAGCGACGCCGACGTCAAGCTCGACGTCGGACGCGAACTCACCCGCGGCCTGGGCGCCGGCGCTGATCCCGAGGTGGGCCGCAAGGCCGCCGAGGACCACGCCGAGGAGATCGAGGAAGTCCTCCGCGGCGCGGACATGGTCTTCGTCACCGCAGGCGAAGGCGGCGGCACGGGTACCGGCGGCGCTCCCGTTGTTGCCCGGATCGCCCGTTCGCTCGGCGCGCTGACCATCGGCGTTGTGACGCGCCCCTTCACCTTCGAAGGCCGGCGCCGCTCCAACCAGGCCGAATCCGGTATCGATACGCTGCGCGACGAAGTCGACACGCTGATCGTTATCCCGAATGACCGCCTGCTCTCCATCAGCGACCGCAACGTCTCCATGCTGGACGCCTTCCGCTCCGCGGACCAGGTCCTGCTCTCCGGTGTCCAGGGCATTACCGACCTGATCACCACTCCGGGCCTGATCAACCTCGACTTCGCGGACGTCAAGTCCGTGATGCAGGGCGCCGGTTCGGCCCTCATGGGTATCGGTTCGGCCCGCGGCGAGGACCGTGCCGTCAAGGCCGCCGAGCTGGCAATAGCTTCTCCTCTGCTCGAAGCCTCGATCGACGGCGCGCACGGCGTGCTGCTGTCCATCCAGGGCGGCTCCGACCTCGGCCTGTTCGAGATCAACGAGGCTGCACGCCTGGTGCAGGAAGTTGCCCACCCCGAAGCCAACATCATCTTCGGCGCCGTCATTGACGACGCCCTGGGCGACGAAGCACGGGTTACCGTCATCGCAGCAGGCTTCGACCAGGTGGATGTCACCTCGCAGCCTGCACAGCACAAGCCCGCTGAACCCGCCGCACCGCCTGCCTCGGCAGCGGCTGCAGGCGGCTTCGGTGCTGCCGCTCCGGCTTCCGCAGGCCTGTCTGCCTGGTCGCAGCGGTCCCGCCAGCAGAGTGACGTCCCGGCCGACGCCGGCTTCGACATCGACCTTCCGGCCGTCGTCGAATCCGATCTGTCCACCGGCCGTCCGGATGACCTGGATGTGCCCGACTTCCTGAAGTAG
- a CDS encoding YggS family pyridoxal phosphate-dependent enzyme → MTSLSEFPSRADELRDRLQRVRDRIAAADRPAGTAEPRLIVVTKYFPASDVEILAGLGVRDVGENKDQEAAAKAAELAQLGLNWHFIGQLQSNKAKSVVRYAASVHSVDRLSLVAALGKAMAAEQRRRGGGGLPARPDLHCFLQVDLRADPARAADPGRGGALPADLPRLAEAVAGTPGLVLSGLMAVAPLGGDAGEAFAHLGKLSEHLQADHPGARSISAGMSSDLEAAAAHGATHLRIGSDVLGPRPQVR, encoded by the coding sequence ATGACTTCACTCTCCGAATTTCCTTCCCGGGCCGACGAGCTTCGGGACCGGCTTCAGCGCGTCCGGGACCGCATCGCTGCGGCCGACCGCCCCGCCGGGACCGCGGAGCCGCGCCTGATTGTGGTCACCAAGTACTTCCCGGCGTCCGACGTCGAGATCCTCGCCGGACTCGGCGTGCGCGACGTCGGCGAAAACAAGGACCAGGAAGCCGCAGCGAAAGCCGCGGAGCTGGCGCAACTGGGCCTGAACTGGCACTTCATCGGCCAGCTGCAGTCCAACAAGGCCAAGTCCGTGGTCCGCTACGCCGCCTCCGTCCACTCCGTGGACCGCCTTTCCCTCGTGGCCGCCCTCGGCAAGGCCATGGCAGCGGAGCAGCGGCGACGCGGGGGAGGAGGGCTGCCCGCCCGCCCCGACCTGCACTGCTTCCTGCAGGTGGACCTGCGCGCGGACCCCGCGAGGGCCGCAGACCCCGGACGAGGGGGAGCCTTGCCTGCGGATCTTCCGCGCCTTGCCGAAGCCGTAGCCGGAACCCCGGGCCTGGTGCTGTCCGGCCTGATGGCCGTGGCGCCCCTGGGCGGGGACGCGGGCGAAGCCTTCGCACACCTGGGGAAGCTCTCGGAGCACCTGCAGGCCGACCATCCCGGGGCACGGAGCATCTCCGCCGGAATGAGTTCAGACCTCGAGGCCGCCGCGGCCCACGGGGCGACACACCTGCGGATCGGGTCCGATGTTCTGGGCCCGCGACCGCAGGTACGGTAG
- a CDS encoding RluA family pseudouridine synthase has protein sequence MNELHAVFAVPEEADGKRADAVVAGLLDVSRSVAATWCTDGYFSSNGKVLTKSDKLRAGQEITADVPEQRDPLAVVVEPVDDLLILGDDEHFVVIDKPVGVAAHPSPGWVGPTVVGALAAAGYRISTSGAPERQGIVHRLDVGTSGVMVVAKTEHAYTLLKQAFKERTVDKMYHAVVQGLPDPLKGTIDAPIGRHPGYDWRFAVVEGGRPSVTHYEVLEAFGKASLVEVHLETGRTHQIRVHFSALRHACAGDLTYGADAKLAAELGLTRQWLHARKLGFTHPATGEYVEYTSQYPQDLQYAVDALRSGEV, from the coding sequence ATGAATGAGCTCCACGCAGTTTTTGCAGTCCCCGAGGAAGCCGACGGCAAGCGGGCCGACGCCGTAGTGGCAGGCCTGCTTGACGTCTCCCGTTCCGTTGCGGCCACCTGGTGCACAGACGGTTACTTCAGTTCCAACGGCAAGGTGCTGACGAAATCAGACAAGCTGCGCGCCGGGCAGGAAATCACCGCGGACGTCCCCGAGCAGCGGGACCCGCTGGCCGTCGTCGTCGAGCCGGTGGATGACCTGCTGATCCTGGGCGACGACGAGCACTTTGTGGTGATCGACAAGCCCGTCGGCGTGGCCGCGCATCCCTCGCCCGGCTGGGTAGGACCCACGGTGGTGGGCGCGCTGGCCGCGGCCGGCTACCGGATCTCCACCTCCGGCGCCCCCGAACGCCAGGGCATCGTCCACCGGCTCGACGTCGGCACCTCCGGTGTCATGGTGGTTGCCAAGACCGAGCACGCGTACACGCTTTTGAAGCAGGCGTTCAAGGAACGCACGGTGGACAAGATGTACCACGCAGTGGTCCAGGGCCTGCCCGATCCGCTGAAGGGAACCATCGACGCCCCGATCGGACGGCACCCCGGCTACGACTGGCGTTTCGCTGTGGTGGAGGGCGGCCGTCCGTCGGTGACGCACTACGAGGTGCTGGAAGCGTTCGGCAAGGCCTCACTGGTCGAGGTGCACCTGGAGACGGGCCGCACCCACCAGATCCGCGTCCACTTCTCCGCGCTGCGCCATGCCTGCGCCGGTGACCTGACGTACGGTGCGGACGCCAAGCTGGCCGCCGAGCTGGGGCTGACCCGGCAGTGGCTGCACGCCCGGAAACTGGGCTTCACCCACCCCGCCACAGGGGAGTACGTGGAGTACACCAGCCAGTACCCGCAGGACCTGCAGTACGCCGTCGACGCCCTGCGCAGCGGCGAGGTTTAG
- a CDS encoding DivIVA domain-containing protein — protein sequence MALTPEDVVNKRFQPTKFREGYDQDEVDDFLDEIVVELRRLNSENEDLRSQLAAAAAGGSAAASADSVPAPVAAAPKVEKVPEEAKPEPEAKVEAPVVEEVPAPVEAKPEPAPAPAVSNTETAAGILAMAQKMHDDYVGAGIEQRDKIIAEAQIEASGLVTDAQEKSRKILSTLEQQKAVLERKVEQLRGFERDYRSRLKAYIEGQLRDLDARGSVASETADA from the coding sequence ATGGCTCTGACGCCAGAAGATGTTGTCAACAAGCGGTTCCAGCCGACCAAGTTCCGGGAAGGCTATGACCAGGACGAAGTCGATGACTTCCTCGACGAGATCGTGGTCGAACTGCGCCGGCTGAACTCGGAAAACGAAGACCTCCGCAGCCAGCTGGCTGCGGCCGCAGCCGGAGGATCCGCCGCCGCGTCGGCAGACTCCGTCCCGGCTCCGGTGGCTGCTGCCCCGAAGGTCGAGAAGGTTCCGGAAGAGGCCAAGCCCGAGCCCGAGGCAAAGGTTGAAGCCCCGGTCGTTGAAGAGGTTCCGGCGCCCGTCGAGGCCAAGCCCGAACCGGCTCCGGCCCCCGCCGTCAGCAACACGGAGACCGCAGCAGGCATCCTGGCCATGGCACAGAAGATGCACGACGACTACGTCGGTGCCGGCATTGAGCAGCGCGACAAGATCATCGCCGAAGCGCAGATCGAAGCCAGCGGACTCGTCACCGATGCGCAGGAGAAGAGCCGCAAGATCCTCAGCACCCTGGAGCAGCAGAAGGCTGTCCTGGAACGCAAGGTCGAGCAGCTGCGCGGCTTCGAGCGGGACTACCGTTCACGCCTGAAGGCTTACATCGAAGGCCAGCTGCGTGACCTGGATGCACGCGGTTCCGTAGCCTCCGAAACGGCCGACGCGTAA
- a CDS encoding cell division protein FtsQ/DivIB — MPGRKRPGSGDETITATRALDPEDLAPAAGSAGSTAGKSTGKPIGKPAGKSSGKSAAAAAPRAAARAAGAPRAAGASPAPSGSGADTAGTVLAFPEPPARRRRRIAWITVGSALLATALFFVLLYFSPMLALKTVEVEGTSLLPRAQAEAALEPLKGQTLPTISDADVEDLLKDRPEIEKVEVAAQPPSTLVVKVTERIPVAVLQEGGGHVLIDEEGRRLAAAPDRAAVPLPLIAGGGEAVNAKVFPSITAVLAALPPEVLARLENASAQTVDSVELKLNSGQTVFWGSADANEAKARVLEALLKMEPSDPPVQVYDVSTPERPVTR; from the coding sequence ATGCCCGGTAGGAAGCGCCCGGGGAGCGGCGACGAGACCATCACGGCCACCCGTGCCCTCGACCCGGAAGATTTAGCCCCCGCGGCCGGATCCGCAGGCAGCACGGCCGGCAAGTCCACCGGGAAGCCCATCGGGAAGCCCGCCGGAAAGTCCTCCGGGAAGTCCGCCGCTGCGGCAGCCCCCAGGGCCGCGGCCCGCGCAGCGGGGGCCCCGCGGGCGGCCGGCGCATCTCCGGCACCGTCCGGCAGCGGCGCAGACACCGCCGGAACGGTCCTGGCATTCCCGGAACCGCCGGCCCGCCGGCGGCGGAGGATCGCCTGGATCACGGTCGGGTCCGCCCTGCTCGCCACGGCGCTGTTTTTTGTCCTGCTGTATTTCTCGCCGATGCTGGCCCTGAAGACGGTGGAGGTCGAGGGAACCTCGCTGCTGCCGCGTGCGCAGGCCGAAGCGGCACTGGAACCGCTCAAGGGGCAGACCCTGCCCACCATCTCCGACGCCGATGTGGAAGACCTGCTGAAAGACCGTCCGGAAATCGAAAAGGTCGAGGTGGCGGCCCAGCCCCCTTCCACCCTGGTGGTCAAGGTAACCGAACGCATTCCCGTAGCAGTGCTGCAGGAGGGCGGGGGACATGTCCTCATCGATGAAGAGGGACGCCGGCTGGCGGCTGCGCCGGACCGGGCTGCGGTGCCGCTGCCGCTGATTGCCGGCGGCGGCGAAGCCGTCAATGCGAAGGTCTTCCCCAGCATCACGGCGGTGCTGGCGGCGCTGCCGCCGGAGGTGCTGGCACGGCTGGAGAACGCCTCCGCCCAGACAGTGGATTCGGTCGAGCTGAAACTCAACAGCGGACAGACAGTATTCTGGGGGAGTGCCGATGCCAACGAGGCTAAGGCGCGGGTGCTTGAAGCGCTCCTGAAGATGGAACCGTCGGATCCGCCGGTGCAGGTCTACGATGTCAGCACTCCCGAGCGCCCGGTCACACGTTGA